One Amphiprion ocellaris isolate individual 3 ecotype Okinawa chromosome 5, ASM2253959v1, whole genome shotgun sequence genomic region harbors:
- the LOC111577543 gene encoding probable serpin E3, whose translation MRKWADMSNLSQDFRLQMDDESWPLQSGTSSGELSGSGEAQAEALWWGHHLQVALVNTVAFRGIWQKQFLFTNSQNLPFILSDGTPIKVPMKYQAAEVSFGQLRTGSDQRYTVLELPFLGRSLSLQVVLPSERKTLLSSLEAQLTQRHLASWDTGLRRTRMDIFLPRFRMQNKFNLRSVLPAMGISDAFNPTAADFTGISVEEGLYVSDAFHEVRIEVTEDGTKAAAATDDNMIDINITNRY comes from the exons ATGAGGAAGTGGGCCGACATGTCCAACCTCTCGCAGGACTTCAGGCTACAAATGGATG ATGAGTCGTGGCCCCTCCAGTCAGGAACCAGCAGCGGAGAGCTCTCTGGATCAGGAGAGGCCCAGGCCGAGGCCCTGTGGTGGGGACACCACCTGCAGGTGGCGCTGGTCAACACGGTGGCCTTCAGGGGCATCTGGCAGAAGCAGTTTCTGTTCACCAACTCCCAGAACCTGCCCTTCATCCTGTCTGATGGGACTCCCATCAAGGTGCCCATGAAGTACCAGGCTGCAGAGGTCAGCTTTG GTCAGCTCAGGACGGGATCGGATCAGCGCTACACGGTTCTGGAGCTGCCGTTCCTGGGCCGCTCCCTGAGCCTGCAGGTGGTTCTACCCAGCGAGAGGAAGACGCTACTGTCCTCCCTGGAGGCTCAGCTCACACAGCGCCACCTAGCGTCCTGGGACACCGGCCTGCGCAGAACCAGGATGGACATCTTCCTCCCAAG ATTCAGAATGCAGAACAAGTTCAACCTGAGGTCGGTGCTCCCCGCTATGGGCATCAGCGACGCCTTCAACCCCACAGCAGCCGACTTCACCGGGATCTCAG TGGAGGAGGGTCTCTATGTGTCTGATGCCTTCCATGAAGTCAGGATAGAAGTCACGGAGGACGGGACCAAAGCAGCTGCTGCTACTGATGATAATATGATAGATATTAATATAACAAATAGATATTAA